Proteins encoded together in one Onychomys torridus chromosome 1, mOncTor1.1, whole genome shotgun sequence window:
- the LOC118571158 gene encoding vomeronasal type-1 receptor 4-like, with translation MMFQRNTILGGFYISQLCVGIIGNSLLFMMYVYNFLVKSRFSRPIDPIFMHLMIVNILTIIFAMISHIMSSFGVPRFLDDVGCKAVLYIFRVTRGLSICTTSILSAFQAITIMPSNSKWAWLKPKLSTWIFHSFLLSWIINLFIYVHVIESVTAKINYTDLDYGYSHAYCKKKAPEYPNPGLFLSVIIIGDIVFLTLMMWTSLYMVTLLYRHRKRAQHLHSTSLSCQPSPERKATHSILLLVSFFVFVYLLNNFITLCGFFAQTKIPRLEVINIILTTCYPTISPFILMKNNKLILQFTSFFSCFQSAPHG, from the coding sequence ATGATGTTTCAAAGAAACACCATCTTGGGGGGTTTCTACATATCCCAGCTCTGTGTGGGTATCATAGGAAACTCGTTGCTCTTCATGATGTATGTGTACAACTTCTTAGTCAAATCTCGCTTTAGCAGACCTATCGATCCCATTTTCATGCACCTGATGATAGTCAATATATTGACGATCATATTTGCTATGATATCACATATCATGTCATCCTTTGGAGTACCCAGGTTTCTAGATGATGTTGGTTGTAAGGCAGTTTTATACATATTCAGAGTCACCCGGGGTCTGTCCATCTGCACCACTTCTATCCTAAGTGCATTCCAAGCCATCACCATCATGCCCAGTAATTCTAAGTGGGCGTGGCTTAAACCTAAACTCTCTACATGGATTTTTCACTCCTTCCTCTTATCCTGGATCATCAACctgtttatatatgtgcatgtcaTTGAATCTGTGACAGCAAAAATCAATTACACTGATCTCGATTATGGATATTCTCATGCTTACTGTAAAAAGAAAGCACCTGAGTACCCCAACCCAGGGTTATTCCTGAGTGTTATCATAATAGGAGACATCGTCTTTCTGACCCTCATGATGTGGACCAGCCTCTACATGGTGACTCTCCTTTACAGACACCGCAAGAGAGCCCAGCATCTCCACAGCACAAGCCTCTCCTGCCAACCATCTCCTGAACGCAAAGCCACTCACAGCATCTTGTTGCTGGTCagcttttttgtgtttgtttatttgttgaacAACTTTATCaccctttgtgggttttttgcacaaacaaaaattccaagaTTGGAGGTGATTAATATAATTTTGACAACATGCTACCCAACCATCTCCCCCTTTATACTAATGAAGAATAATAAACTTATTTTGCaattcacttctttcttttcttgttttcaaagTGCACCTCATGGCTGA